In Bacillus sp. DX3.1, the following proteins share a genomic window:
- a CDS encoding isochorismatase family protein: MNQALLVIDAQQELIDGNHEEKEVFKKNRLIANINNVINQALVEAALIIFVRDKDVANGEGAGFQVHNEIKVPTNTAIFIDKEATNSFYKTDLLQYLKDNQVGHLVIMGCKTEHCIDTAVRTATVHSFDVTLVGDGHSTTDSKILSAEKIISHHNEILHGHYNVDNFAVVRNAQDRLFEPNHDQYR, encoded by the coding sequence TTGAATCAAGCATTATTAGTTATTGATGCCCAACAAGAGTTAATTGACGGAAACCATGAAGAAAAGGAAGTGTTCAAGAAAAATAGATTGATTGCGAATATAAATAACGTAATTAATCAAGCATTAGTAGAAGCTGCACTTATCATTTTTGTAAGAGATAAAGATGTTGCCAATGGGGAGGGTGCTGGCTTTCAAGTTCACAATGAAATTAAGGTTCCAACCAATACTGCAATTTTTATAGACAAAGAGGCGACCAATTCTTTTTACAAAACGGATTTGCTTCAATATTTAAAAGATAATCAAGTAGGTCATTTAGTTATTATGGGATGTAAGACTGAACATTGCATCGATACGGCTGTAAGAACGGCTACAGTCCACTCTTTTGATGTAACTCTCGTAGGGGATGGACATTCGACGACAGACTCTAAGATTTTGTCTGCTGAGAAAATCATTTCCCATCACAATGAGATCCTTCATGGACATTACAATGTAGACAATTTTGCTGTTGTAAGAAATGCTCAAGACCGTTTATTTGAGCCTAACCATGATCAGTATCGGTAA
- a CDS encoding transposase, translating into MFVTHAFQIPFEKELYEELRNMQRETATVWNDIVREATSYYFTWKKWLSKSEIQAVRKQTYNLHSQTVQAIADKYEANRETIRKLRKTDKKVKYPWRRKYYYCIPLKKASMEITDIIIKIKRVNYEVNLVDLLTKKKKKNWNESIAKKNNAVSIPNLAMDDVKDCNYAEIVWRNGAYWFCYSVAVPEKDISEYEKKVAGGDLGEIHTVTVATKDKALLVSGRAIRSISQFRAKALADLSKKMSRCKKGSRQWKKYKTARNRIRQKSKNQIEQLEHKTTKEVVQFLEQEQVTHFVIGNVSGIEKNTKQNVKKKQKNNKKRRQQLSLWNQGKIKQKLTYKAKLKGIKVEKTEEIYTSQDCPFCGGRHKANGRRFICSVHKTEIHRDVNGAQNIARKLHEMDVQPIVSVVYKQPVWYKRFLKKSIACRMA; encoded by the coding sequence ATGTTTGTCACACATGCATTTCAAATTCCATTTGAAAAAGAATTATACGAAGAACTTCGTAACATGCAAAGAGAAACAGCTACGGTTTGGAATGATATTGTTCGTGAAGCGACGAGCTATTATTTCACGTGGAAAAAATGGTTAAGTAAGTCCGAAATCCAAGCTGTTCGCAAACAAACGTACAACCTACATTCTCAAACTGTACAGGCAATTGCAGACAAATATGAAGCGAATCGTGAAACCATTCGCAAATTAAGAAAAACGGATAAAAAAGTAAAGTATCCATGGCGAAGAAAATATTATTATTGTATTCCATTAAAAAAGGCAAGTATGGAAATCACAGACATAATAATTAAAATCAAACGTGTGAATTATGAAGTTAACCTTGTCGATTTATTAACAAAAAAGAAGAAGAAAAATTGGAACGAATCGATTGCAAAGAAAAACAATGCGGTATCCATCCCAAACTTAGCAATGGATGATGTGAAAGATTGTAATTATGCGGAGATTGTTTGGCGTAACGGTGCGTATTGGTTTTGTTATTCAGTGGCTGTTCCAGAAAAAGATATATCCGAGTACGAGAAAAAAGTCGCGGGCGGAGATCTAGGTGAAATCCATACAGTAACGGTCGCAACAAAGGACAAAGCCTTATTGGTTTCTGGAAGAGCTATACGTAGTATTTCACAATTTCGTGCTAAAGCATTAGCAGACCTGAGTAAAAAAATGTCTCGGTGTAAAAAAGGTTCTCGTCAATGGAAAAAATACAAAACAGCACGAAATCGAATCCGTCAAAAAAGTAAAAATCAAATTGAACAGTTAGAACATAAAACAACAAAAGAAGTGGTTCAATTTTTAGAACAAGAACAAGTGACACATTTTGTGATTGGAAATGTATCAGGAATTGAAAAAAACACAAAACAAAATGTAAAAAAGAAACAAAAAAACAACAAAAAAAGACGACAACAATTATCGCTTTGGAATCAAGGGAAAATCAAACAAAAGCTAACGTATAAAGCAAAGCTAAAAGGTATCAAAGTGGAAAAAACAGAAGAAATCTATACGTCACAAGACTGTCCATTTTGTGGGGGAAGACACAAAGCTAACGGACGTCGTTTTATATGTTCTGTTCACAAAACAGAAATCCATCGAGATGTAAATGGTGCACAAAACATTGCGCGTAAATTGCATGAGATGGACGTACAACCAATCGTATCGGTTGTATATAAACAACCAGTTTGGTATAAAAGGTTTTTGAAAAAAAGTATCGCCTGTCGGATGGCGTAG
- a CDS encoding HTH domain-containing protein, which produces MSKLINCLRMIELLQARGKMQIRELAEELEVKERMVQIYKNELELAGIYIESIQGRNGGYSIKNHTMFPVKNLSIEELGALTFAIDSIQAKGNKVHILD; this is translated from the coding sequence ATGAGTAAATTAATTAACTGCTTAAGAATGATTGAATTATTACAAGCAAGAGGAAAAATGCAAATTCGTGAACTTGCAGAAGAACTAGAAGTAAAAGAACGTATGGTGCAAATTTACAAAAACGAACTAGAGTTAGCAGGTATTTATATAGAGAGTATTCAAGGACGTAACGGAGGATATTCAATTAAAAATCATACAATGTTTCCAGTAAAAAATTTATCAATAGAGGAATTAGGTGCCTTAACATTTGCAATTGACAGTATACAGGCAAAAGGAAATAAAGTTCATATCTTGGATTAA
- a CDS encoding histidine phosphatase family protein produces the protein MTPVIYMVRHAKSPFKFGEEKTRRLSKEGEIDAKKVTELLIDKDIDVIVSSSYTRAVQTVQALAMHKGLTIKEYDELKEGPIKGLDYKLSEDEILEAIKLSFEDKNYCLSGGESTLQAQNRSIPIIKNLLKDYEGKNIVIGTHGNIMTIIMNYFDDRYGYDFWKSTSKPDIYKLEFKNESLIKVKRLWS, from the coding sequence TTGACTCCTGTAATATATATGGTACGTCATGCAAAATCGCCATTTAAATTTGGAGAAGAGAAAACGAGAAGATTATCTAAAGAAGGTGAAATAGATGCAAAGAAGGTAACTGAATTATTAATTGATAAGGATATTGATGTAATTGTATCAAGTTCTTATACAAGAGCAGTTCAAACTGTACAAGCACTTGCTATGCATAAAGGCTTAACTATAAAAGAATATGATGAATTAAAGGAAGGACCAATTAAAGGATTAGATTATAAGCTTTCTGAAGATGAGATATTAGAAGCTATCAAACTATCTTTTGAAGATAAAAATTATTGTTTATCAGGAGGTGAATCAACATTACAAGCTCAAAATCGATCAATTCCAATCATCAAGAATTTGTTAAAAGATTATGAAGGGAAGAATATTGTTATTGGAACACATGGGAACATTATGACAATAATTATGAATTACTTCGATGACCGTTATGGATATGATTTCTGGAAAAGTACATCAAAGCCTGATATTTATAAATTAGAGTTTAAAAATGAAAGTTTAATTAAAGTTAAGAGATTATGGAGTTGA
- a CDS encoding DUF1835 domain-containing protein, which produces MTDKLSKVIDNMPEDEAKSLLHHILLQFELIENNIDEETIKMLAEIPKQLIESQKPKLNITDSKHVHIAFGDSPAGCLKHMLSQADLRQEHVISFSDAFSIGPIHQLELQSGQAARQQWLSRNLNSYDLYFEEEYLPRFLETMEQLQSIPKDIPITIWKADNAHEHIGLYFTLAQLKEQNNIRVINTSEAHKELFSKDYSIRATGELPPEKLAVIREKYGKGPLLTKNARKELEKEWETFSETTDVLRIWKDNKVLSVQEDYLDSFMIECATKLELEKTEDTFYKSARLVGEVLGNGEQYIGDDFIEYRLRTLIQQGVFEMEGTLKSMRYYSVKLNK; this is translated from the coding sequence ATGACTGACAAATTAAGTAAAGTAATTGATAATATGCCAGAAGATGAGGCGAAATCGTTACTCCATCACATTCTACTCCAATTTGAATTAATTGAAAATAATATAGATGAAGAAACAATCAAGATGTTAGCAGAAATACCAAAGCAATTGATTGAATCGCAAAAACCAAAACTAAATATTACAGACAGTAAGCATGTACATATTGCATTTGGCGACTCGCCAGCAGGTTGTTTAAAGCACATGCTTAGTCAAGCAGATTTACGTCAAGAGCATGTTATTTCATTCTCAGATGCCTTCTCTATCGGTCCAATTCATCAATTGGAATTGCAATCTGGGCAAGCAGCACGCCAACAATGGTTATCAAGAAATTTAAATTCATATGATCTTTATTTTGAAGAAGAGTATTTACCAAGATTTTTAGAAACAATGGAACAATTACAATCTATTCCGAAAGATATCCCAATCACAATCTGGAAGGCAGACAATGCCCATGAACATATCGGACTTTATTTTACACTTGCGCAGTTAAAAGAACAAAATAATATCCGTGTAATTAATACGTCAGAAGCTCATAAAGAGTTATTTTCAAAAGATTATAGTATTCGTGCAACAGGAGAATTACCACCAGAGAAGCTAGCAGTTATTCGTGAAAAGTATGGTAAGGGTCCATTATTAACAAAAAATGCACGTAAGGAACTTGAAAAAGAATGGGAAACATTCTCCGAAACTACGGATGTATTACGAATTTGGAAAGACAATAAAGTTCTTTCTGTACAAGAAGATTACTTGGACTCTTTCATGATTGAATGTGCAACAAAACTTGAGTTAGAAAAAACAGAAGATACTTTCTACAAATCAGCAAGATTAGTTGGCGAGGTACTTGGTAATGGAGAGCAATACATCGGTGATGACTTTATCGAATACCGATTACGTACGTTAATCCAGCAAGGTGTTTTTGAAATGGAAGGTACATTAAAATCAATGCGCTATTATAGTGTTAAGTTGAATAAATAA
- a CDS encoding Cof-type HAD-IIB family hydrolase: MNYRIVFFDVDGTLTHHENGCISANTKEAIKALKNKGLRVVAATGRPLSMCNEIRKLGIDTFITANGAYVKHNQEVLHKVPMDKNIIREVVEFAYIENNGLSFFTEDFSMNGVEDKEILTALNETLSLNDYPTINKHIYNQEVYLMCLYATDETVEKYIHKFPHLTFSRWHPFVLNVLQEEVSKSLAIKSVLQYFDIDKSEAIAFGDGGNDIDMLELVGLGIAMGNGNEQLKAVADFVTKKSSEDGINFALRKHGII; encoded by the coding sequence ATGAATTATAGAATTGTATTTTTTGATGTTGATGGAACTCTTACACATCATGAAAATGGTTGTATTTCAGCTAATACTAAAGAAGCTATAAAAGCACTGAAAAATAAAGGGTTAAGGGTGGTTGCAGCAACAGGAAGACCGTTATCCATGTGCAATGAAATAAGAAAATTAGGAATAGATACGTTCATCACAGCAAATGGGGCTTATGTGAAGCACAATCAAGAAGTTCTTCATAAAGTACCAATGGATAAAAACATCATTCGAGAAGTGGTTGAATTTGCATATATTGAGAATAACGGGCTGTCATTTTTTACAGAAGATTTTAGTATGAACGGTGTAGAAGATAAAGAAATACTAACAGCATTGAACGAAACGTTGTCATTGAATGATTATCCAACTATAAATAAACATATTTATAATCAAGAGGTCTATTTGATGTGTTTGTATGCTACTGACGAAACGGTAGAGAAATACATTCACAAGTTCCCACATCTAACGTTTAGCAGATGGCATCCTTTTGTTTTAAATGTATTACAAGAAGAAGTATCCAAATCTTTAGCCATCAAAAGTGTCTTACAGTATTTTGACATTGATAAATCAGAGGCTATTGCGTTTGGGGATGGAGGAAATGATATAGACATGTTGGAATTAGTAGGACTTGGGATTGCTATGGGAAATGGTAATGAACAATTAAAAGCAGTTGCAGATTTCGTCACAAAAAAGTCAAGTGAAGATGGAATCAATTTTGCTCTAAGAAAGCACGGAATTATTTAA
- the trpB gene encoding tryptophan synthase subunit beta — MNLLQAENGYFGEFGGSFVPEQLQEALLHLENAFNQYKDDQEFIEEYEYYLKEYVGRPNPLYYAKRLSEEIGGAKIYLKREDLNHTGAHKINNVLGQILLAKRMGAKRIIAETGAGQHGVATATACAMFGIDCMIYMGGMDTERQQLNVFRMELLGAKVIAVQEGGRTLKEAVDAALEDYAQNYEGTFYLLGSALGPHPYPTIVRHFQAVIGREARAQHIEKEQRLPDYLVACVGGGSNAIGLFAPFYNDKEVKMVGVEPGGKGIETGMHAAPLTAGEPGIIHGFKCYMMKDENGEIAEAHSIAAGLDYQGVGPEHSYYKETGRAQYVAITDDEAMEAFHKLSRVEGIIPALESSHAVAYAIKLAATLPNDQRIIVNLSGRGDKDVQQVFEMINQK; from the coding sequence ATGAATTTATTACAAGCGGAAAATGGATATTTTGGAGAATTTGGGGGCAGTTTTGTGCCAGAACAACTACAAGAGGCTCTACTTCACTTGGAGAACGCATTTAATCAATACAAAGATGATCAAGAGTTTATAGAAGAATATGAGTACTATCTTAAAGAATATGTAGGGCGTCCAAATCCATTGTACTATGCGAAGCGTTTGAGTGAAGAGATAGGTGGTGCAAAAATCTACCTAAAACGAGAAGACCTTAATCATACAGGAGCTCATAAAATTAACAATGTATTAGGGCAAATTTTGCTTGCGAAAAGAATGGGAGCAAAACGTATCATTGCAGAAACAGGAGCAGGGCAACACGGGGTTGCTACGGCTACCGCATGTGCTATGTTCGGAATAGATTGTATGATTTATATGGGTGGAATGGATACAGAACGTCAACAATTAAATGTATTTCGTATGGAATTATTAGGAGCGAAGGTAATTGCTGTTCAAGAAGGGGGACGTACTCTTAAAGAAGCAGTAGATGCAGCACTTGAAGATTACGCTCAAAACTATGAAGGCACATTTTATTTATTAGGTTCTGCACTGGGACCACATCCGTACCCAACGATTGTTCGTCATTTCCAAGCTGTAATTGGAAGAGAAGCAAGAGCACAACACATTGAAAAAGAACAACGTCTACCTGACTATTTGGTTGCTTGTGTAGGTGGAGGGAGTAATGCAATTGGATTATTTGCTCCATTTTATAATGATAAAGAAGTAAAAATGGTAGGTGTTGAACCGGGTGGTAAAGGGATTGAAACAGGGATGCATGCAGCGCCTCTTACAGCAGGAGAGCCTGGTATCATCCACGGATTTAAGTGCTATATGATGAAAGACGAAAATGGAGAAATTGCAGAGGCGCACTCCATTGCTGCAGGACTGGACTATCAAGGTGTCGGACCAGAGCATAGTTATTATAAAGAAACTGGACGTGCACAATATGTGGCCATTACTGATGATGAAGCAATGGAAGCTTTTCATAAATTGTCTCGTGTTGAAGGTATTATTCCGGCATTAGAAAGTTCTCATGCAGTAGCATATGCGATAAAGTTAGCTGCAACCTTACCAAACGATCAAAGGATTATTGTCAATTTATCAGGGCGCGGCGACAAAGACGTACAACAAGTATTTGAAATGATTAACCAAAAATAA
- a CDS encoding DinB family protein: MLDLFQYNWQVREEWFKWCETIPSEELMKKRTGGMGSIIHNLFHVIDCEQLWVNQMQGTTVINKDIDTISSLSDVKTFSNITKLVTKRFIESYALDSDERILEVKSKNGNSFSFTYEKIMRHIITHEIHHIGQLSVWSREMSIKPVSSDLLTRDYLRI, translated from the coding sequence TTGCTAGATCTGTTTCAATATAATTGGCAAGTTAGAGAAGAATGGTTTAAATGGTGTGAAACAATTCCGAGTGAAGAGCTTATGAAAAAACGTACAGGTGGTATGGGGAGTATTATACATAATTTATTTCATGTGATTGATTGCGAACAATTATGGGTTAATCAAATGCAAGGAACTACTGTCATTAACAAGGACATAGATACGATTTCTAGCCTAAGCGATGTAAAGACATTTTCTAATATAACCAAGTTAGTAACAAAGAGATTTATAGAGTCGTATGCTCTTGATTCTGATGAGAGAATTTTAGAAGTTAAGAGTAAGAATGGTAACTCATTTTCGTTTACTTATGAAAAAATCATGCGTCATATCATTACTCATGAAATTCATCACATTGGACAGTTGTCTGTTTGGTCACGAGAAATGAGTATCAAGCCGGTTTCATCTGATTTATTAACAAGAGATTATTTAAGAATCTAG
- a CDS encoding C45 family peptidase gives MNTHTGKFTYLKGSSYEIGKQQALEYRENSHAKKIFIREQPDSDKAYLEMRSQIEEYCPGLNEELEGFAEGFGFEPNQLKFYNDAWLIPGGCSLGAISPKKMADGKTYVVRNYDLSPNISDMRLCTTKVDGSYTHTGFSVSAFGRSEGLNEKGLCVAFASCGMPIGKYPGMREPAVTGLQFMVIVRAVLETCKNIEEAVYAVKNMPVGTNMNLLLADANGEAALVGTYDGVKAVKKAELDYLIATNHGLFPEIESLEPGKLDQSQLRYNVLENKFSVNGKRSVYEIKELLLTEFPEGVSIHNYKENFGTVHSVLFNLTDRQLEFSFGSPLQNKLYKINVGDNFSKTRLPVKFENRNYGPDFWRILR, from the coding sequence ATGAATACGCATACAGGGAAATTTACTTATCTTAAAGGAAGTTCGTATGAGATTGGCAAACAGCAAGCATTAGAATACCGTGAGAATTCACACGCTAAGAAAATTTTTATTAGGGAACAACCTGATTCTGACAAAGCATATCTTGAAATGAGATCTCAAATCGAGGAGTATTGTCCGGGATTAAATGAGGAATTAGAAGGTTTTGCGGAAGGTTTTGGCTTTGAACCAAATCAATTAAAGTTTTATAACGATGCCTGGTTAATACCTGGAGGATGTAGTCTAGGCGCAATTTCGCCAAAAAAAATGGCTGATGGTAAAACATACGTAGTACGAAACTACGACCTCTCTCCTAACATTTCAGATATGCGCCTTTGTACAACTAAAGTAGATGGAAGTTACACGCATACTGGTTTCTCTGTATCTGCATTTGGTCGGAGTGAAGGATTAAACGAGAAAGGTCTATGTGTAGCCTTTGCTTCGTGTGGCATGCCAATAGGTAAATATCCAGGTATGAGAGAACCAGCAGTCACTGGGTTGCAGTTTATGGTTATTGTTAGAGCTGTACTAGAGACGTGCAAAAATATTGAAGAAGCCGTTTATGCTGTGAAAAACATGCCTGTGGGAACGAATATGAATTTACTTTTAGCGGATGCAAATGGAGAGGCAGCTTTAGTTGGAACGTATGATGGAGTTAAAGCAGTAAAAAAAGCAGAACTAGATTATTTAATCGCAACAAATCATGGACTATTTCCTGAAATTGAAAGTCTCGAACCAGGTAAGCTAGATCAATCACAGCTGCGATATAATGTTTTAGAGAATAAGTTTAGTGTTAATGGTAAGAGATCTGTTTACGAAATTAAAGAACTTCTTTTAACGGAGTTTCCAGAAGGGGTGTCAATTCATAATTACAAAGAGAACTTTGGAACAGTTCATTCAGTTTTGTTTAATCTTACTGATCGTCAACTTGAGTTTTCCTTTGGTTCTCCTTTACAGAATAAATTATATAAGATAAACGTTGGTGATAATTTTTCAAAGACACGACTTCCAGTTAAATTTGAGAATAGGAACTATGGACCGGATTTTTGGAGAATATTGAGATAG
- a CDS encoding DUF3959 family protein, whose translation MKKLDVLLMVLSCLFPIAGIMKQMPLQLSFFIGGLLFLTSLGSYYAKRMHSRIFSWVAYTIFITFLLAIWNQYVTTSSLIANAKIAACIAVIPLLFRFRTYAITLGLLSLWGALLWDIKQIQSLAVLGRIMNLLTTERLYLIILVAGCLFGGLLANALHRGNRNEKQGKTNLFKQNKKRIKPKFKIRIPSLPKFKIKMLKFGRKSSKSKEPRTYEPNREERETPYHTMQTEQQHHEIETTQGQTRMERRKNRYNA comes from the coding sequence GTGAAGAAACTTGATGTGCTGTTAATGGTGCTCAGCTGTCTGTTCCCAATTGCAGGTATTATGAAACAAATGCCTCTACAATTGTCATTTTTTATAGGGGGGTTATTGTTTTTAACTAGTTTAGGAAGCTATTATGCAAAACGAATGCATTCACGAATATTTAGCTGGGTAGCCTATACTATATTTATCACATTTTTGCTGGCAATTTGGAATCAATACGTAACAACTAGCTCTTTAATAGCCAATGCGAAAATTGCTGCATGTATTGCTGTGATCCCGCTTTTATTCCGATTCCGCACTTATGCGATCACTTTAGGTTTACTCTCATTATGGGGAGCTTTATTGTGGGATATAAAACAAATCCAATCATTAGCAGTTCTTGGGCGTATCATGAACTTACTAACAACAGAACGATTGTATCTAATCATTCTAGTAGCGGGCTGTTTATTTGGAGGTTTACTTGCAAACGCACTACATCGTGGGAATCGTAATGAAAAACAAGGGAAAACAAACCTATTCAAACAAAACAAGAAACGAATCAAACCTAAATTTAAGATTCGTATTCCGAGTCTACCAAAATTTAAAATTAAGATGTTAAAATTCGGTAGAAAATCGTCCAAATCAAAAGAACCACGTACGTATGAACCAAATCGTGAAGAAAGAGAAACGCCTTATCATACAATGCAAACAGAGCAACAACATCATGAAATTGAAACAACACAAGGCCAAACAAGGATGGAACGAAGAAAAAATCGTTATAACGCTTAG
- a CDS encoding MerR family transcriptional regulator, translating to MYTIGRFSNLCDVPVKTIRYYSDIGLLEPSYVDPETSYRYYDYDKMKELKTILILKDCQFSLNEIEQVLKGEDMKNLDVRLKKKTEELQYQQEQITKQINNIQQIKKFIKNEEAFIPEPTLSSCYIEKRQNIQVVSIRKTINLVEMDTLVKKLFERIYAYQLDIDGELLAIFHQKDWKQKKADVELLLPVKVDKNEEPLMILPGGMYACVNVKGPYSELHYGYSRLKAWLAEQSLHVEGMYMEQYIKGLVPSKIVNPINMKPNNEIHPNDFLTKVFVKVR from the coding sequence ATGTATACCATCGGAAGATTTTCAAATTTGTGCGATGTACCCGTGAAAACAATTCGTTACTATAGTGACATTGGTTTACTCGAACCTTCTTATGTAGATCCCGAGACAAGCTATCGTTATTATGACTACGATAAGATGAAAGAGCTAAAAACCATCCTGATTCTTAAAGATTGCCAGTTTTCGTTAAATGAAATTGAGCAAGTTTTAAAAGGTGAAGATATGAAAAATTTGGATGTAAGATTAAAGAAAAAAACTGAGGAGTTACAGTATCAGCAAGAACAAATCACCAAACAAATTAACAACATTCAGCAAATAAAGAAGTTCATAAAGAATGAGGAAGCATTCATTCCGGAGCCCACTCTGTCAAGTTGTTACATAGAGAAGCGACAAAATATACAGGTTGTGTCTATACGCAAAACAATAAACCTCGTTGAAATGGACACACTCGTTAAAAAGTTGTTTGAACGGATATATGCATATCAGTTGGATATAGATGGGGAGCTATTAGCTATTTTTCATCAAAAAGACTGGAAACAAAAGAAAGCAGATGTTGAATTACTTTTACCTGTAAAAGTCGATAAAAACGAGGAGCCTCTTATGATATTACCTGGAGGAATGTATGCATGTGTCAATGTGAAAGGGCCTTATTCAGAACTTCACTATGGTTACAGTCGTTTAAAGGCATGGTTAGCAGAGCAGTCACTGCATGTTGAAGGGATGTATATGGAACAGTACATAAAGGGACTCGTTCCATCCAAAATAGTGAATCCAATAAATATGAAACCGAATAATGAAATACACCCAAATGATTTTCTGACGAAAGTGTTTGTAAAGGTAAGGTAA
- a CDS encoding macrolide 2'-phosphotransferase: MTNSTEKKSIEEILEIARKNGLQLNEESAELNESGMDFQVVFVNDENEVPWVLRKPRRPDVIERGATEGSILQLVQKYLPVAVPDWKINTPELIAYPRVTGTPAAVIDLEIQNYVWHINNESLSINFIKSLAESLVALHAVDHHAATEYGIEVLQPVEAKQLLVDRMYQIKAQLGVSDELWVRWEKWLADETYWPKHSVFVHGDLHPPHILVDENDKVTGLLDWTEAKVTDPATDFTLYLTIFGEDNLKVLLNEYEKAGGKVWPRMFEHIIELGAAYPVMIGLFALQTKEEGHLEMARGALGVNEK; this comes from the coding sequence ATGACAAATAGTACCGAAAAGAAAAGTATAGAAGAAATTTTAGAGATTGCTCGGAAAAATGGTTTACAGTTGAATGAGGAAAGCGCAGAACTAAATGAATCAGGTATGGATTTTCAAGTAGTATTCGTGAATGATGAAAACGAGGTTCCATGGGTACTTCGCAAACCAAGAAGACCAGATGTAATTGAAAGAGGAGCAACAGAAGGTAGCATCTTACAATTAGTTCAAAAATATTTACCGGTTGCCGTGCCAGATTGGAAAATTAACACACCAGAATTAATTGCTTATCCAAGAGTTACGGGAACTCCTGCTGCTGTGATTGATTTAGAAATACAAAATTATGTGTGGCATATTAATAATGAGTCACTTTCAATAAATTTCATTAAATCTTTAGCTGAATCTCTTGTCGCATTGCATGCTGTTGATCATCACGCAGCAACTGAGTATGGTATTGAAGTGCTTCAACCAGTTGAAGCAAAACAATTGCTAGTAGATAGAATGTATCAAATTAAAGCACAACTTGGCGTTTCAGATGAATTATGGGTGCGTTGGGAAAAATGGCTTGCTGATGAAACATATTGGCCAAAGCATTCTGTATTTGTCCATGGTGATCTACATCCACCGCACATATTAGTTGATGAAAACGACAAAGTAACAGGTCTGCTAGATTGGACAGAAGCAAAAGTGACTGATCCAGCTACTGATTTTACTCTTTATCTCACAATCTTTGGAGAGGATAATCTAAAAGTATTATTAAACGAATATGAAAAAGCAGGAGGAAAGGTTTGGCCAAGAATGTTTGAGCATATTATTGAACTTGGCGCTGCTTATCCGGTTATGATTGGGTTATTTGCGCTGCAGACGAAGGAGGAAGGTCATTTGGAGATGGCGCGTGGGGCTTTGGGAGTGAATGAGAAATAG